A single uncultured Methanobrevibacter sp. DNA region contains:
- a CDS encoding C1 family peptidase, whose protein sequence is MIFSVGFVCAEDINQTGDNLEINDGDIISAGEVKTYDDLFKSIGDEKADLTADYTYNKESDTLKRINITGEPNYKYIISGNNHTIDASNIAGVFKFTKGDFVINDLTIKNCAESAIIAQSSTITLNNVNFINNKDPTTGAAVYSYNSIVNTYNCLFENNDAPNGGAIFADESNLYIKMTTLTNKNPVKWSLIYATQSIIDIQNTLIENATSTYATALYATGSKINIKDSVFSNLYASASAGAIGIKNLYKGDDPFSFNIQKCKFVNVSSAKNGGAIYADVNGAISNSSYATEWVIINNTLFDKCSSGFGGAVLQLGGKLNIIYSTLSNNKATYCGGAVYTSNCTFYAGGDVFENNTLLYKDQYFAKGGAMYLDYGIQEIEFSDFLNNLAYEGGGIYSFGSYIAVKNSTFENNKEALHGAFLKKGSYYNGISTKSQDKFDLNDEEFATFVDFTGKKIVLNPIEVTGSVDDTSFDLRKFGVVTPVENQGDNGACWAFGTTGAFESAFLKATGITLDISNNNIQNSGIRYSIYGIPTVTEGGYIFSGLSYILSWLGVVNTENDQYDELGKISPVIFTEDNYHITDAVILEPKNITSMKDALIKYGALTVFVNGANPKNEYFNNETNASYCNNESLGNHFVTVVGWDDNYSRTNFKLDPGHDGAWIVKNSWGTDWGNKGYFYLSYYDAPLTSDYAVGYVINNTEVYDRLYQYDVAAFQDSYFGSTKGNDILYRNYYTSAEGDLIAAVGTYFQNPNQNYKITVFVNGKQVYTQSGKSKFKGFETVKLNKYVAVGKNSNFTIQIQTKTAPYLENSRQYFEKGTSIYQNGDNIIDFSAEGKAFCIKAYTFKNNNTDSNPTQYYSPGNTVIKGFVEGAKVTISQDGKSIASTTVKNGKAEFDKNLTPGNYSLTVEYDDIEIEDIFEIYSTIDADDEYKKAYGAELKIEAKFYDELGNTLNNTSITGSVDNKNFTLTTDVNGSVTVDPNKLAIGTHELILLNPKTGEISFTTINIVSRFSNVNNIVMDYYDGTAFKVRIFDDNGNPAGKGKKVTFKIKNKNYSRTTDANGYVSFKIPNTITPGTSKLKVTYAGSSIVKTVKVKQVLKAAKKTVTVKKSAKKLVLKATLKTSKNKAIKYKKVSFKVNGKTYSSNTNKKGIVQVTIKKAAINKLKAGKKYTVKITYLKDTIKTTLKVKR, encoded by the coding sequence ATGATTTTCTCTGTTGGATTTGTTTGTGCCGAAGATATAAATCAGACCGGCGATAATTTAGAAATAAATGATGGAGACATCATTTCAGCCGGTGAAGTTAAAACTTATGATGATTTATTTAAAAGTATCGGTGATGAAAAAGCAGATTTAACAGCAGATTATACATATAACAAAGAAAGCGATACGTTAAAGAGAATTAACATTACAGGAGAACCTAATTATAAATATATCATTAGCGGTAATAACCATACTATTGATGCAAGCAACATTGCAGGGGTTTTCAAATTTACCAAAGGTGATTTTGTAATTAATGATTTGACTATTAAAAACTGTGCAGAAAGTGCTATAATAGCACAATCTTCTACAATAACATTAAACAACGTGAATTTTATAAACAATAAAGATCCTACAACTGGTGCGGCCGTTTATTCATATAACAGTATAGTGAATACATATAACTGTCTGTTTGAAAACAATGACGCTCCGAATGGTGGAGCTATTTTTGCTGATGAAAGTAACTTGTACATTAAAATGACTACATTAACAAATAAAAATCCTGTAAAGTGGTCATTAATTTACGCTACACAATCAATTATTGATATTCAAAATACTCTTATTGAAAATGCGACATCCACATATGCAACAGCACTTTATGCAACAGGATCCAAAATAAATATTAAAGACAGTGTATTCTCAAATTTATATGCCAGTGCAAGTGCAGGTGCAATAGGTATCAAAAACTTATATAAAGGAGACGACCCATTTTCATTCAATATACAAAAGTGTAAATTTGTAAATGTCAGCTCTGCAAAAAACGGTGGAGCAATTTATGCGGATGTTAACGGTGCTATTAGCAATTCTTCTTATGCTACTGAATGGGTTATAATCAATAATACCCTATTTGACAAATGTTCCTCCGGATTCGGCGGAGCCGTTCTGCAGCTTGGAGGAAAATTGAATATTATTTACAGTACATTGTCAAACAATAAGGCAACTTACTGCGGAGGAGCTGTTTATACCTCCAACTGTACATTTTATGCTGGAGGAGACGTTTTTGAAAACAATACTCTTTTATATAAAGACCAGTACTTCGCCAAAGGTGGAGCAATGTATCTAGATTACGGCATCCAAGAGATTGAATTTTCAGATTTCTTAAATAATTTAGCTTATGAAGGCGGAGGAATCTATTCATTTGGCAGTTATATTGCAGTCAAAAATTCCACATTTGAAAATAACAAAGAAGCACTTCATGGCGCATTCCTTAAAAAAGGCTCATATTACAATGGAATTAGTACAAAAAGCCAAGATAAATTCGACTTAAACGATGAAGAATTTGCAACTTTTGTAGATTTTACAGGTAAAAAAATAGTTTTAAACCCAATTGAAGTAACCGGAAGTGTTGATGACACTTCATTTGACTTGCGTAAATTTGGAGTTGTAACTCCTGTTGAAAATCAGGGAGATAACGGAGCATGTTGGGCATTTGGTACTACAGGTGCTTTTGAATCCGCATTCTTAAAAGCAACAGGAATTACATTAGATATTTCCAACAATAACATCCAAAACTCCGGTATCAGATATTCAATTTATGGAATACCTACCGTAACTGAAGGAGGTTACATTTTCAGCGGTTTAAGCTACATTTTAAGTTGGTTAGGTGTTGTAAATACTGAAAACGACCAATACGATGAACTTGGAAAAATATCTCCAGTAATATTTACAGAAGACAACTACCATATTACAGATGCAGTCATCCTTGAACCTAAAAACATCACTTCAATGAAAGATGCATTAATAAAGTATGGAGCATTGACCGTTTTTGTTAATGGAGCAAATCCAAAAAATGAATATTTCAACAATGAAACAAATGCTTCCTACTGTAACAATGAAAGTTTAGGAAATCATTTCGTTACCGTAGTCGGTTGGGATGACAACTATTCCAGAACAAACTTTAAATTAGATCCAGGTCATGACGGTGCATGGATTGTTAAAAATAGCTGGGGAACAGACTGGGGAAATAAGGGATACTTCTATCTTTCATATTATGATGCACCACTTACAAGCGACTATGCAGTGGGTTATGTAATCAACAATACTGAAGTCTATGACAGGCTTTACCAGTATGATGTTGCCGCTTTCCAAGACAGCTACTTTGGCAGTACAAAAGGCAATGACATACTTTACAGAAATTATTATACCAGTGCAGAAGGGGATTTGATTGCTGCTGTTGGAACCTATTTCCAAAACCCTAATCAAAATTATAAAATAACAGTTTTTGTTAACGGCAAACAGGTATACACCCAAAGTGGAAAATCTAAATTCAAAGGATTTGAAACAGTGAAATTAAACAAATATGTTGCTGTCGGCAAAAATAGTAATTTTACAATCCAAATTCAAACAAAAACTGCCCCATACCTTGAAAATTCAAGACAATACTTTGAAAAAGGCACTTCAATATATCAAAACGGCGATAACATTATAGATTTCAGTGCTGAAGGTAAAGCATTTTGTATTAAAGCATATACCTTCAAAAATAATAATACTGATTCAAATCCAACTCAATATTACAGTCCAGGCAATACTGTAATTAAAGGATTTGTTGAAGGTGCTAAAGTAACTATTTCCCAGGACGGTAAAAGCATAGCTTCAACTACTGTTAAAAACGGTAAAGCAGAATTTGACAAAAATTTAACCCCTGGAAATTATAGTCTTACTGTAGAGTATGATGACATCGAAATTGAAGATATCTTCGAAATATATTCCACTATTGATGCAGATGATGAATATAAAAAAGCATACGGTGCCGAATTAAAAATTGAAGCTAAATTCTATGATGAATTAGGTAACACTTTAAATAACACCAGCATTACAGGATCAGTTGATAATAAAAACTTCACATTAACTACTGATGTCAATGGTAGTGTGACTGTAGACCCCAACAAATTAGCTATAGGCACACATGAATTGATATTACTCAATCCTAAAACTGGAGAAATATCTTTTACTACAATCAATATCGTATCAAGATTCTCCAATGTCAACAATATTGTAATGGATTACTATGATGGAACTGCATTTAAAGTAAGAATATTTGATGATAACGGAAACCCTGCTGGAAAAGGCAAAAAAGTAACATTTAAAATTAAAAATAAGAATTATTCAAGAACTACTGATGCAAATGGTTACGTTTCATTTAAAATACCTAATACCATTACACCAGGAACCTCTAAATTAAAAGTTACATATGCCGGTTCAAGTATTGTAAAAACAGTTAAAGTAAAACAGGTATTGAAAGCAGCTAAGAAAACTGTAACTGTCAAAAAATCCGCTAAAAAATTAGTTTTAAAAGCAACCCTCAAAACCAGTAAAAACAAAGCTATAAAATATAAAAAAGTTTCATTTAAAGTAAATGGAAAAACATACTCTTCTAACACTAATAAAAAAGGAATTGTTCAAGTTACAATTAAAAAAGCAGCTATCAATAAACTTAAGGCAGGTAAAAAATACACCGTTAAAATTACCTATCTTAAAGATACCATCAAAACAACCTTAAAAGTTAAACGTTAG
- the nrdD gene encoding anaerobic ribonucleoside-triphosphate reductase produces the protein MEKISELGNNLNETVKINVEKNNGIRERFSYEKLVKSLVMVETPFFESDKIVATVVSQLYDGIKTKEIKKIVYECLEDIDPEIANKYLASTQLKVRTSRDTIEAFDLSKIANTLIEETGASQETAFEIATETWKELKKLNVEYLTAPMIREMVNTKLIEYGLEDLRSRYTRLGIPVYNITSLIENGNRDNANMIHNPESIHKHVADEALKQYALLKMLPAHLADAHMSGDIHIHDLEFFAGRPLNCMQHDIRTFIKYGLKVDGTGDHTSIAGAPNHMETLMNHTGEIMLAAQQNMSGGQGMSLWNVFVAPFARGRTYDEIKQSVQMLVYNLNMAYAARGSQVPFTSMALEFGVPDFLKDETAYGPKGKVVGTYADFEEETRLIQRAFTETLLAGDNEGKPHLFPNTIYTLREETMTSEYEDDIRLVHELSAKYGSSYFVNMFPKYRGKMANYMGCRTCLQDTWTGDWDQDCLRTGNLAYVTLNFPRIGYQSKDESQVFEYLDEYMDLATETLMLRREQGLKCLNDFHILPFLKQQVAEDSYYRIQNSTLSFGFVGLNEMLLSLFGEGIENPEANKFGIKCLEYVNDRAEKLKEETGLRWSVLQTPAESTAYRFATLDKKLFGDQAIVQGDGNANYYTNSSHVPVDTGLSLIEKIKIEEQYHSLTPGGHIFHAFMGESYSDPDSLMSLTNKIARKSDIGFWAYSSALSFCLKCKTLMKGLNNTCPTCGESEDVEWYDRITGYVQQVGRAKSASGGWNPGKRQELIDRRRFEDN, from the coding sequence ATGGAAAAGATCTCAGAATTAGGAAATAATTTAAATGAAACCGTTAAAATAAATGTAGAGAAAAATAACGGTATCAGAGAAAGATTCAGTTATGAAAAATTAGTAAAATCATTAGTAATGGTGGAAACCCCATTCTTTGAATCTGACAAAATTGTAGCTACAGTAGTATCTCAGTTATATGATGGAATTAAAACTAAAGAAATTAAAAAAATCGTCTACGAATGCCTTGAAGATATCGACCCAGAAATCGCAAATAAATACTTAGCAAGTACACAATTAAAAGTACGTACATCCAGAGACACTATTGAAGCATTTGACTTATCAAAAATCGCTAACACCTTAATTGAAGAAACTGGTGCTAGCCAAGAAACTGCTTTTGAAATTGCTACTGAAACCTGGAAAGAACTTAAAAAATTAAATGTTGAATACTTGACCGCTCCTATGATTAGGGAAATGGTTAACACAAAATTAATTGAATATGGTTTAGAAGACTTAAGAAGCCGTTACACTCGTTTAGGTATTCCGGTATACAATATCACCTCATTAATTGAAAACGGAAACAGAGATAACGCAAACATGATTCACAACCCTGAAAGTATTCACAAACATGTAGCAGACGAAGCATTAAAACAATACGCACTCTTAAAAATGTTACCTGCACATTTAGCAGACGCACACATGTCCGGTGACATTCACATTCACGATTTGGAATTCTTCGCAGGAAGACCTCTCAACTGTATGCAGCATGATATAAGAACCTTCATCAAATACGGACTTAAAGTGGACGGTACCGGTGACCACACATCCATTGCAGGTGCACCAAACCACATGGAAACTTTAATGAACCACACAGGTGAAATCATGCTCGCAGCACAACAAAACATGTCCGGTGGACAAGGAATGTCCCTTTGGAACGTATTTGTTGCTCCATTTGCAAGAGGAAGAACCTACGATGAAATCAAACAATCAGTACAAATGCTTGTTTACAACTTAAACATGGCTTACGCAGCAAGAGGATCCCAAGTACCATTTACAAGTATGGCATTGGAATTCGGAGTTCCTGACTTCTTAAAAGATGAAACCGCATACGGACCAAAAGGTAAAGTAGTTGGAACCTATGCTGATTTTGAAGAAGAAACCAGATTAATCCAAAGAGCATTCACTGAAACATTACTCGCAGGAGACAACGAAGGTAAACCTCATTTATTCCCAAATACTATTTACACCCTCCGTGAAGAAACAATGACCAGTGAATACGAAGATGACATAAGATTAGTTCACGAATTATCTGCAAAATACGGTTCATCCTACTTTGTAAACATGTTCCCTAAATACAGAGGAAAAATGGCAAACTATATGGGTTGCAGAACCTGTTTACAAGACACCTGGACTGGTGACTGGGATCAAGACTGTTTAAGAACAGGTAACCTTGCATATGTAACTTTAAACTTCCCAAGAATTGGATACCAATCCAAAGACGAATCCCAAGTATTTGAATACTTAGATGAATACATGGATCTTGCAACTGAAACATTAATGCTCAGAAGAGAACAAGGATTAAAATGTTTAAATGATTTCCACATTTTACCATTCTTAAAACAGCAAGTTGCTGAAGATTCCTATTACAGAATCCAAAATTCAACCTTATCTTTTGGATTTGTCGGACTTAACGAAATGTTATTATCCTTATTCGGTGAAGGTATTGAAAATCCTGAAGCCAACAAATTTGGTATCAAATGTCTCGAATACGTAAATGACAGAGCTGAAAAATTAAAAGAGGAAACTGGACTTAGATGGTCTGTTTTACAAACCCCTGCAGAATCCACTGCATACAGATTTGCAACTCTCGATAAAAAACTATTCGGAGACCAAGCAATCGTACAAGGTGACGGAAATGCTAACTACTATACTAACTCCTCACATGTACCAGTAGATACCGGATTATCCTTAATCGAAAAAATCAAAATTGAAGAACAATATCACAGTTTAACTCCTGGTGGACACATCTTCCATGCATTCATGGGAGAATCTTACTCAGATCCAGATTCATTAATGAGTTTAACTAACAAAATTGCAAGAAAATCCGATATCGGATTCTGGGCTTACAGCTCAGCATTAAGCTTCTGTTTAAAATGTAAAACCTTAATGAAAGGTTTAAACAATACTTGTCCTACCTGCGGTGAAAGTGAAGATGTAGAATGGTATGACAGAATTACCGGATACGTACAACAAGTTGGACGTGCAAAATCTGCATCCGGAGGATGGAACCCAGGTAAACGTCAAGAATTAATTGATAGAAGAAGATTTGAAGATAACTAA